A single region of the Plasmodium reichenowi strain SY57 chromosome 9, whole genome shotgun sequence genome encodes:
- a CDS encoding phosphoglycerate kinase — translation MLGNKLSISDLKDIKNKKVLVRVDFNVPIENGIIKDTNRITATLPTINHLKKEGASKIILISHCGRPDGLRNEKYTLKPVAETLKGLLGEEVLFLNDCVGKEVEDKINAAKENSVILLENLRFHIEEEGKGVDANGNKVKANKEDVEKFQNDLTKLADIFINDAFGTAHRAHSSMVGVKLNVKASGFLMKKELEYFSKALENPQRPLLAILGGAKVSDKIQLIKNLLDKVDRMIIGGGMAYTFKKVLNNMKIGTSLFDEAGSKIVGEIMEKAKAKNVQIFLPVDFKIADNFDNNANTKFVTDEEGIPDNWMGLDAGPKSIENYKDVILTSKTVIWNGPQGVFEMPNFAKGSIECLNLVVEVTKKGAITIVGGGDTASLVEQQNKKNEISHVSTGGGASLELLEGKELPGVLALSNK, via the coding sequence ATGTTAGGCAACAAATTAAGCATTAGTGACCTAAAGGATATTAAGAACAAGAAGGTTTTAGTAAGAGTTGATTTTAATGTACCTATTGAAAATGGAATAATTAAAGATACGAACAGAATTACTGCTACATTACCCACAATTAATCATTTAAAGAAAGAAGGAGCttcaaaaattatattaatatccCATTGTGGTAGACCAGATGGTTTAAGAAATGAGAAATATACCTTAAAGCCAGTAGCTGAAACTTTAAAAGGATTATTAGGAGAAGaagtattatttttaaatgattGTGTAGGTAAAGAAGTtgaagataaaataaatgcAGCTAAAGAAAATTCAGTAATTCTCTTAGAAAATTTAAGATTTCATATTGAAGAAGAAGGTAAAGGTGTTGATGCTAATGGAAACAAAGTAAAAGCAAATAAAGAAGATGTAGAGAAGTTCCAAAATGATTTAACAAAATTAGctgatatttttattaatgaTGCTTTTGGTACTGCTCATCGTGCTCATAGTAGTATGGTAGGTGTTAAATTAAATGTGAAAGCTTCAGGATTcttaatgaaaaaagaattagAATATTTTAGTAAAGCTTTAGAAAATCCACAAAGACCACTACTAGCTATATTAGGTGGTGCTAAAGTATCAGATAAAATTCAGTTAATCAAAAATTTATTAGATAAAGTTGATCGTATGATTATTGGAGGTGGTATGGCTTatacttttaaaaaagtCTTAAACAATATGAAAATTGGTACCTCTCTTTTTGATGAAGCAGGTAGTAAAATTGTTGGAGAAATTATGGAAAAGGCAAAAGCTAAAAATgttcaaatatttttacctgtagattttaaaattgcagataattttgataataatgcTAATACCAAATTCGTTACTGATGAAGAAGGTATCCCAGATAATTGGATGGGTCTTGATGCTGGTCCAAAAAGTattgaaaattataaagatGTTATTTTAACATCAAAAACTGTTATTTGGAACGGACCACAAGGTGTTTTCGAAATGCCAAACTTTGCAAAAGGTAGTATTGAATGTCTCAATTTAGTTGTTGAAGTTACCAAAAAAGGAGCTATCACCATTGTTGGAGGTGGAGATACAGCTTCATTAGTTGAACAACAAAATAAGAAAAACGAAATTAGTCATGTATCTACAGGTGGAGGAGCCTCACTTGAACTTTTAGAAGGAAAAGAATTACCAGGTGTATTAGCACTTTCAAACAAATAA